The proteins below are encoded in one region of Oncorhynchus tshawytscha isolate Ot180627B linkage group LG04, Otsh_v2.0, whole genome shotgun sequence:
- the LOC112248971 gene encoding kinesin-like protein KIFC3 isoform X11 encodes MCRTAENDCSRSRDPVLCSALRSCSEQERPGTLATPPVCRSSGRKTSHWMTLQEKVCEFQARLRREEASRCLQLQRLQQSHEQGPQEKTNVIHTLQEELHTALPNGVRAVQRLGEPQEQHQQHSNRLIQEGEQLIAALRTQVGELEEKLLDQNQEVERLRSELGATDLEKHLELLVVENERLKQELKACKTSLLQEPPPPACTTTDCPHSQDAEALREAVSRWESQARPRQKRLAELEQQVLEKASRVETLSRQLEESKRHAGEMQRQLEESKCQQGEVEQQLSVRLRDCEEELARQATRPHQVKYVTEIVEVESSDSQQAVAEAQAKSVALQEQLSLQRQLLRELETQLHDSQRTSTQLRAQLRADRGRICGLLSKAVGRGNGAVICRLSKILVYEGEMERAQGQLEAEMQNLEEEKNRVIEEAFIRAESEMKAVHENLAGVRMNLLTLQPALRTLTCDYNCLKRQVQDFPFMLEKAITEAKQEICQVIGEVSSANQELLRKYKREMNLRKKCHNELVRIKGNIRVFCRVRPVCRGEHDSAENMVSFDPDDDALLYLSNKVKLMTFELDKVFHPQATQEEVFQEVQSLVTSCIDGFNVCIFAYGQTGSGKTYTMEGVAKDPGINQRALRLLFSEVTEKAPDWDFKITVSMVEIYNETLRNLLGDIQGEKLDIKMNPDGSGQLYVPGLTEFTVQSPEDINRVFELGHMNRATACTNLNEHSSRSHALLIITVAGVNSSTGHRTQGKLNLVDLAGSERIAKSGAEGSRLREAQCINKSLSALGDVINALRSRHSHVPFRNSRLTYLLSDSLSGDSKTLMMVQVSPLVSNMSESVCSLKFAQRVRTIELGNATRRQWENSSTSSSPTHDSVELDSPPVTPVPLPISRASSAGSTLSASSKTPTTRRRSQSQLSTDRLLGRAIPLVGDGGQDD; translated from the exons ccggTCCAGAGACCCAGTGCTCTGCTCAGCCCTGCGGTCATGTTCGGAACAAGAAAGACCTGGGACCTTGGCCACGCCCCCTGTCTGCAGGAGCTCTGGAAGAAAGACGTCTCATTGGATG ACACTGCAGGAGAAAGTGTGCGAGTTCCAGGCGCGTCTGCGACGCGAGGAAGCTTCCCGGTGTCTGCAGCTGCAGAGACTGCAGCAGAGTCACGAACAAGGTCCGCAGGAGAAGACTAACGTCATACACACTCTACAAGAGGAGCTGCACACAGCCCTGCCCAACG gtgtTCGGGCAGTGCAGAGGCTGGGTGAGCCACAGGAGCAGCATCAGCAGCACAGCAACCGTCTCATTCAGGAAGGAGAGCAGCTCATCGCAGCGCTGCGCACACAGGTGGGGGAGCTGGAGGAGAAGCTACTAGACCAGAACCAGGAGGTGGAGAGACTGCGCTCGGAGCTG GGGGCGACCGACCTGGAGAAGCACCTGGAGCTGCTGGTGGTCGAGAACGAGCGGCTGAAGCAGGAGCTGAAGGCATGCAAGACCTCACTGCTCCAGGAGCCTCCTCCACCGGCCTGCACAACCACTGACTGCCCCCACAGCCAG GATGCGGAGGCCCTGCGTGAAGCGGTGTCTCGCTGGGAGAGCCAGGCCAGACCGAGGCAGAAGAGGCTGGCTGAATTGGAGCAGCAGGTCCTGGAGAAGGCCAGCAGGGTGGAGACGCTCAGCCGACAGCTGGAGGAGTCCAAGCGCCACGCGGGGGAGATGCAGAGGCAACTGGAGGAGTCGAAGTGTCAGCAGGGGGAGGTGGAGCAGCAGCTGAGTGTGCGGCTCAGAGATTGTGAGGAGGAGCTGGCCAGACAGGCCACCCGGCCCCATCAGGTCAAG TATGTGACTGAGATAGTGGAGGTGGAGTCGTCAGACTCTCAGCAGGCCGTAGCCGAGGCCCAGGCCAAGAGCGTCGCCCTGCAGGAGCAGCTATCACTGCAGAGACAGCTGCTCCGAGAGCTGGAGACACAGTTGCACGATTCCCAGAGGACCAGCACCCAGCTCCGAGCTCAG CTGCGTGCGGACCGTGGCCGTATCTGCGGCCTGCTCTCCAAGGCCGTCGGAAGGGGCAATGGCGCGGTCATTTGCAGGTTGTCTAAG ATCCTGGTGTACGAGGGGGAGATGGAGCGGGCCCAGGGCCAGTTAGAGGCTGAAATGCAGaacctggaggaggagaagaacaggGTGATAGAGGAGGCCTTCATCAGGGCCGAAAGCGAGATGAAGGCCGTGCATGAGAACCTGGCAG GGGTGCGTATGAACCTTTTGACCCTGCAGCCAGCCCTGCGTACTCTCACCTGTGACTACAACTGTCTGAAGAGACAGGTTCAGGACTTCCCCTTCATGCTGGAGAAGGCCATCACCGAGGCCAAGCAGGAGATCTGCCAGGTGATAGGCGAGGTGAGCAGTGCCAACCAAGAGCTGCTGAGGAAGTACAAGAGAGAGATGAACCTGAGGAAGAAGTGTCACAACGAGTTGGTGCGCATCAAAG GTAACATCAGGGTGTTCTGTCGGGTGCGGCCAGTGTGCCGGGGGGAGCATGATTCTGCCGAAAACATGGTCAGCTTTGACCCAGACGACGATGCCCTTCTCTATCTTTCCAACAAGGTCAAACTGATGACCTTTGAACTGGACAAGGTGTTCCACCCTCAGGCCACACAGGAAGAG GTGTTCCAGGAGGTCCAGTCCCTGGTGACGTCTTGTATTGATGGCTTTAACGTGTGCATCTTCGCCTACGGACAGACGGGCTCAGGAAAGACCTACACCATGGAG GGTGTGGCCAAGGACCCGGGCATTAACCAAAGGGCTCTCAGACTGCTGTTCTCTGAGGTGACTGAGAAAGCGCCCGACTGGGACTTCAAGATCACTGTTAGCATGGTGGAGATCTACAACGAGACCCTACG GAACCTTTTGGGGGACATCCAGGGTGAGAAGCTGGACATCAAGATGAACCCGGACGGTAGCGGTCAGCTCTATGTGCCAGGCCTCACGGAGTTCACTGTCCAGAGCCCTGAGGACATCAACAGG GTGTTTGAGCTGGGTCACATGAACAGGGCCACAGCCTGCACCAATCTGAACGAACACAGCTCCCGCTCTCATGCCCTCCTCATCATCACCGTAGCAGGCGTCAACTCCTCCACCGGGCACCGCACGCAAG GTAAGCTGAACCTGGTTGACCTGGCTGGCTCAGAGCGGATTGCTAAATCTGGGGCAGAGGGCAGCCGTCTGCGAGAGGCCCAGTGCATCAACAAGTCCCTGTCGGCCCTTGGTGATGTCATCAATGCGCTACGGAGCCGACACTCCCACGTGCCCTTCAGGAACTCCCGGCTCACCTACCTGCTGTCTGACTCACTGAGTGGGGACAGCAAGACCCTGATGATGGTGCag GTGTCTCCCCTGGTCAGTAACATGAGTGAGTCGGTGTGCTCTCTGAAGTTTGCCCAGCGGGTACGGACCATCGAGCTGGGCAATGCCACCAGGAGACAGTGGGAGaattcctccacctcctcctcgccCACCCACGACAGCGTGGAg CTGGACTCTCCCCCGGTGACTCCCGTGCCCCTCCCCATCTCTCGGGCCAGCAGTGCCGGCTccaccctctctgcctcctccaaaACCCCCACCACACGACGGAGGTCTCAGTCCCAGCTCTCTACAG
- the LOC112248971 gene encoding kinesin-like protein KIFC3 isoform X10, whose amino-acid sequence MIRTQRLQGGSRSRDPVLCSALRSCSEQERPGTLATPPVCRSSGRKTSHWMTLQEKVCEFQARLRREEASRCLQLQRLQQSHEQGPQEKTNVIHTLQEELHTALPNGVRAVQRLGEPQEQHQQHSNRLIQEGEQLIAALRTQVGELEEKLLDQNQEVERLRSELGATDLEKHLELLVVENERLKQELKACKTSLLQEPPPPACTTTDCPHSQDAEALREAVSRWESQARPRQKRLAELEQQVLEKASRVETLSRQLEESKRHAGEMQRQLEESKCQQGEVEQQLSVRLRDCEEELARQATRPHQVKYVTEIVEVESSDSQQAVAEAQAKSVALQEQLSLQRQLLRELETQLHDSQRTSTQLRAQLRADRGRICGLLSKAVGRGNGAVICRLSKILVYEGEMERAQGQLEAEMQNLEEEKNRVIEEAFIRAESEMKAVHENLAGVRMNLLTLQPALRTLTCDYNCLKRQVQDFPFMLEKAITEAKQEICQVIGEVSSANQELLRKYKREMNLRKKCHNELVRIKGNIRVFCRVRPVCRGEHDSAENMVSFDPDDDALLYLSNKVKLMTFELDKVFHPQATQEEVFQEVQSLVTSCIDGFNVCIFAYGQTGSGKTYTMEGVAKDPGINQRALRLLFSEVTEKAPDWDFKITVSMVEIYNETLRNLLGDIQGEKLDIKMNPDGSGQLYVPGLTEFTVQSPEDINRVFELGHMNRATACTNLNEHSSRSHALLIITVAGVNSSTGHRTQGKLNLVDLAGSERIAKSGAEGSRLREAQCINKSLSALGDVINALRSRHSHVPFRNSRLTYLLSDSLSGDSKTLMMVQVSPLVSNMSESVCSLKFAQRVRTIELGNATRRQWENSSTSSSPTHDSVELDSPPVTPVPLPISRASSAGSTLSASSKTPTTRRRSQSQLSTDRLLGRAIPLVGDGGQDD is encoded by the exons ATGATCAGGACACAGAGACTGCAGGGAGGGAG ccggTCCAGAGACCCAGTGCTCTGCTCAGCCCTGCGGTCATGTTCGGAACAAGAAAGACCTGGGACCTTGGCCACGCCCCCTGTCTGCAGGAGCTCTGGAAGAAAGACGTCTCATTGGATG ACACTGCAGGAGAAAGTGTGCGAGTTCCAGGCGCGTCTGCGACGCGAGGAAGCTTCCCGGTGTCTGCAGCTGCAGAGACTGCAGCAGAGTCACGAACAAGGTCCGCAGGAGAAGACTAACGTCATACACACTCTACAAGAGGAGCTGCACACAGCCCTGCCCAACG gtgtTCGGGCAGTGCAGAGGCTGGGTGAGCCACAGGAGCAGCATCAGCAGCACAGCAACCGTCTCATTCAGGAAGGAGAGCAGCTCATCGCAGCGCTGCGCACACAGGTGGGGGAGCTGGAGGAGAAGCTACTAGACCAGAACCAGGAGGTGGAGAGACTGCGCTCGGAGCTG GGGGCGACCGACCTGGAGAAGCACCTGGAGCTGCTGGTGGTCGAGAACGAGCGGCTGAAGCAGGAGCTGAAGGCATGCAAGACCTCACTGCTCCAGGAGCCTCCTCCACCGGCCTGCACAACCACTGACTGCCCCCACAGCCAG GATGCGGAGGCCCTGCGTGAAGCGGTGTCTCGCTGGGAGAGCCAGGCCAGACCGAGGCAGAAGAGGCTGGCTGAATTGGAGCAGCAGGTCCTGGAGAAGGCCAGCAGGGTGGAGACGCTCAGCCGACAGCTGGAGGAGTCCAAGCGCCACGCGGGGGAGATGCAGAGGCAACTGGAGGAGTCGAAGTGTCAGCAGGGGGAGGTGGAGCAGCAGCTGAGTGTGCGGCTCAGAGATTGTGAGGAGGAGCTGGCCAGACAGGCCACCCGGCCCCATCAGGTCAAG TATGTGACTGAGATAGTGGAGGTGGAGTCGTCAGACTCTCAGCAGGCCGTAGCCGAGGCCCAGGCCAAGAGCGTCGCCCTGCAGGAGCAGCTATCACTGCAGAGACAGCTGCTCCGAGAGCTGGAGACACAGTTGCACGATTCCCAGAGGACCAGCACCCAGCTCCGAGCTCAG CTGCGTGCGGACCGTGGCCGTATCTGCGGCCTGCTCTCCAAGGCCGTCGGAAGGGGCAATGGCGCGGTCATTTGCAGGTTGTCTAAG ATCCTGGTGTACGAGGGGGAGATGGAGCGGGCCCAGGGCCAGTTAGAGGCTGAAATGCAGaacctggaggaggagaagaacaggGTGATAGAGGAGGCCTTCATCAGGGCCGAAAGCGAGATGAAGGCCGTGCATGAGAACCTGGCAG GGGTGCGTATGAACCTTTTGACCCTGCAGCCAGCCCTGCGTACTCTCACCTGTGACTACAACTGTCTGAAGAGACAGGTTCAGGACTTCCCCTTCATGCTGGAGAAGGCCATCACCGAGGCCAAGCAGGAGATCTGCCAGGTGATAGGCGAGGTGAGCAGTGCCAACCAAGAGCTGCTGAGGAAGTACAAGAGAGAGATGAACCTGAGGAAGAAGTGTCACAACGAGTTGGTGCGCATCAAAG GTAACATCAGGGTGTTCTGTCGGGTGCGGCCAGTGTGCCGGGGGGAGCATGATTCTGCCGAAAACATGGTCAGCTTTGACCCAGACGACGATGCCCTTCTCTATCTTTCCAACAAGGTCAAACTGATGACCTTTGAACTGGACAAGGTGTTCCACCCTCAGGCCACACAGGAAGAG GTGTTCCAGGAGGTCCAGTCCCTGGTGACGTCTTGTATTGATGGCTTTAACGTGTGCATCTTCGCCTACGGACAGACGGGCTCAGGAAAGACCTACACCATGGAG GGTGTGGCCAAGGACCCGGGCATTAACCAAAGGGCTCTCAGACTGCTGTTCTCTGAGGTGACTGAGAAAGCGCCCGACTGGGACTTCAAGATCACTGTTAGCATGGTGGAGATCTACAACGAGACCCTACG GAACCTTTTGGGGGACATCCAGGGTGAGAAGCTGGACATCAAGATGAACCCGGACGGTAGCGGTCAGCTCTATGTGCCAGGCCTCACGGAGTTCACTGTCCAGAGCCCTGAGGACATCAACAGG GTGTTTGAGCTGGGTCACATGAACAGGGCCACAGCCTGCACCAATCTGAACGAACACAGCTCCCGCTCTCATGCCCTCCTCATCATCACCGTAGCAGGCGTCAACTCCTCCACCGGGCACCGCACGCAAG GTAAGCTGAACCTGGTTGACCTGGCTGGCTCAGAGCGGATTGCTAAATCTGGGGCAGAGGGCAGCCGTCTGCGAGAGGCCCAGTGCATCAACAAGTCCCTGTCGGCCCTTGGTGATGTCATCAATGCGCTACGGAGCCGACACTCCCACGTGCCCTTCAGGAACTCCCGGCTCACCTACCTGCTGTCTGACTCACTGAGTGGGGACAGCAAGACCCTGATGATGGTGCag GTGTCTCCCCTGGTCAGTAACATGAGTGAGTCGGTGTGCTCTCTGAAGTTTGCCCAGCGGGTACGGACCATCGAGCTGGGCAATGCCACCAGGAGACAGTGGGAGaattcctccacctcctcctcgccCACCCACGACAGCGTGGAg CTGGACTCTCCCCCGGTGACTCCCGTGCCCCTCCCCATCTCTCGGGCCAGCAGTGCCGGCTccaccctctctgcctcctccaaaACCCCCACCACACGACGGAGGTCTCAGTCCCAGCTCTCTACAG
- the LOC112248971 gene encoding kinesin-like protein KIFC3 isoform X6, with protein sequence MIGWMGSLINKRWLDRDRDKDHYSTQDRIPSGVAHRPVQRPSALLSPAVMFGTRKTWDLGHAPCLQELWKKDVSLDASSVDFLMSDGEEDCSFLSLPADAFPQHTALTTTDQLETSQHNHDQQLLIQKVTWSCSWTSAYTLQEKVCEFQARLRREEASRCLQLQRLQQSHEQGPQEKTNVIHTLQEELHTALPNGVRAVQRLGEPQEQHQQHSNRLIQEGEQLIAALRTQVGELEEKLLDQNQEVERLRSELGATDLEKHLELLVVENERLKQELKACKTSLLQEPPPPACTTTDCPHSQDAEALREAVSRWESQARPRQKRLAELEQQVLEKASRVETLSRQLEESKRHAGEMQRQLEESKCQQGEVEQQLSVRLRDCEEELARQATRPHQVKYVTEIVEVESSDSQQAVAEAQAKSVALQEQLSLQRQLLRELETQLHDSQRTSTQLRAQLRADRGRICGLLSKAVGRGNGAVICRLSKILVYEGEMERAQGQLEAEMQNLEEEKNRVIEEAFIRAESEMKAVHENLAGVRMNLLTLQPALRTLTCDYNCLKRQVQDFPFMLEKAITEAKQEICQVIGEVSSANQELLRKYKREMNLRKKCHNELVRIKGNIRVFCRVRPVCRGEHDSAENMVSFDPDDDALLYLSNKVKLMTFELDKVFHPQATQEEVFQEVQSLVTSCIDGFNVCIFAYGQTGSGKTYTMEGVAKDPGINQRALRLLFSEVTEKAPDWDFKITVSMVEIYNETLRNLLGDIQGEKLDIKMNPDGSGQLYVPGLTEFTVQSPEDINRVFELGHMNRATACTNLNEHSSRSHALLIITVAGVNSSTGHRTQGKLNLVDLAGSERIAKSGAEGSRLREAQCINKSLSALGDVINALRSRHSHVPFRNSRLTYLLSDSLSGDSKTLMMVQVSPLVSNMSESVCSLKFAQRVRTIELGNATRRQWENSSTSSSPTHDSVELDSPPVTPVPLPISRASSAGSTLSASSKTPTTRRRSQSQLSTDRLLGRAIPLVGDGGQDD encoded by the exons ATGATTGGCTGGATGGGATCTCTGATCAACAAACGCTGGCTGGACCGAGATCGAGACAAAGACCACTACTCCACACAGGACCGGATTCCCTCTGGAGTCGCACACAGG ccggTCCAGAGACCCAGTGCTCTGCTCAGCCCTGCGGTCATGTTCGGAACAAGAAAGACCTGGGACCTTGGCCACGCCCCCTGTCTGCAGGAGCTCTGGAAGAAAGACGTCTCATTGGATG CGAGCTCTGTGGACTTTTTGATGAGTGATGGTGAGGAGGACTGCTCCTTCCTGTCTCTACCCGCAGACGCTTTCCCACAACACACCGCTCTGACCACTACTGACCAATTAGAAACCAGCCAGCACAACCACGACCAACAGCTACTCATACAG AAGGTCACCTGGTCCTGTTCCTGGACATCTGCCTAT ACACTGCAGGAGAAAGTGTGCGAGTTCCAGGCGCGTCTGCGACGCGAGGAAGCTTCCCGGTGTCTGCAGCTGCAGAGACTGCAGCAGAGTCACGAACAAGGTCCGCAGGAGAAGACTAACGTCATACACACTCTACAAGAGGAGCTGCACACAGCCCTGCCCAACG gtgtTCGGGCAGTGCAGAGGCTGGGTGAGCCACAGGAGCAGCATCAGCAGCACAGCAACCGTCTCATTCAGGAAGGAGAGCAGCTCATCGCAGCGCTGCGCACACAGGTGGGGGAGCTGGAGGAGAAGCTACTAGACCAGAACCAGGAGGTGGAGAGACTGCGCTCGGAGCTG GGGGCGACCGACCTGGAGAAGCACCTGGAGCTGCTGGTGGTCGAGAACGAGCGGCTGAAGCAGGAGCTGAAGGCATGCAAGACCTCACTGCTCCAGGAGCCTCCTCCACCGGCCTGCACAACCACTGACTGCCCCCACAGCCAG GATGCGGAGGCCCTGCGTGAAGCGGTGTCTCGCTGGGAGAGCCAGGCCAGACCGAGGCAGAAGAGGCTGGCTGAATTGGAGCAGCAGGTCCTGGAGAAGGCCAGCAGGGTGGAGACGCTCAGCCGACAGCTGGAGGAGTCCAAGCGCCACGCGGGGGAGATGCAGAGGCAACTGGAGGAGTCGAAGTGTCAGCAGGGGGAGGTGGAGCAGCAGCTGAGTGTGCGGCTCAGAGATTGTGAGGAGGAGCTGGCCAGACAGGCCACCCGGCCCCATCAGGTCAAG TATGTGACTGAGATAGTGGAGGTGGAGTCGTCAGACTCTCAGCAGGCCGTAGCCGAGGCCCAGGCCAAGAGCGTCGCCCTGCAGGAGCAGCTATCACTGCAGAGACAGCTGCTCCGAGAGCTGGAGACACAGTTGCACGATTCCCAGAGGACCAGCACCCAGCTCCGAGCTCAG CTGCGTGCGGACCGTGGCCGTATCTGCGGCCTGCTCTCCAAGGCCGTCGGAAGGGGCAATGGCGCGGTCATTTGCAGGTTGTCTAAG ATCCTGGTGTACGAGGGGGAGATGGAGCGGGCCCAGGGCCAGTTAGAGGCTGAAATGCAGaacctggaggaggagaagaacaggGTGATAGAGGAGGCCTTCATCAGGGCCGAAAGCGAGATGAAGGCCGTGCATGAGAACCTGGCAG GGGTGCGTATGAACCTTTTGACCCTGCAGCCAGCCCTGCGTACTCTCACCTGTGACTACAACTGTCTGAAGAGACAGGTTCAGGACTTCCCCTTCATGCTGGAGAAGGCCATCACCGAGGCCAAGCAGGAGATCTGCCAGGTGATAGGCGAGGTGAGCAGTGCCAACCAAGAGCTGCTGAGGAAGTACAAGAGAGAGATGAACCTGAGGAAGAAGTGTCACAACGAGTTGGTGCGCATCAAAG GTAACATCAGGGTGTTCTGTCGGGTGCGGCCAGTGTGCCGGGGGGAGCATGATTCTGCCGAAAACATGGTCAGCTTTGACCCAGACGACGATGCCCTTCTCTATCTTTCCAACAAGGTCAAACTGATGACCTTTGAACTGGACAAGGTGTTCCACCCTCAGGCCACACAGGAAGAG GTGTTCCAGGAGGTCCAGTCCCTGGTGACGTCTTGTATTGATGGCTTTAACGTGTGCATCTTCGCCTACGGACAGACGGGCTCAGGAAAGACCTACACCATGGAG GGTGTGGCCAAGGACCCGGGCATTAACCAAAGGGCTCTCAGACTGCTGTTCTCTGAGGTGACTGAGAAAGCGCCCGACTGGGACTTCAAGATCACTGTTAGCATGGTGGAGATCTACAACGAGACCCTACG GAACCTTTTGGGGGACATCCAGGGTGAGAAGCTGGACATCAAGATGAACCCGGACGGTAGCGGTCAGCTCTATGTGCCAGGCCTCACGGAGTTCACTGTCCAGAGCCCTGAGGACATCAACAGG GTGTTTGAGCTGGGTCACATGAACAGGGCCACAGCCTGCACCAATCTGAACGAACACAGCTCCCGCTCTCATGCCCTCCTCATCATCACCGTAGCAGGCGTCAACTCCTCCACCGGGCACCGCACGCAAG GTAAGCTGAACCTGGTTGACCTGGCTGGCTCAGAGCGGATTGCTAAATCTGGGGCAGAGGGCAGCCGTCTGCGAGAGGCCCAGTGCATCAACAAGTCCCTGTCGGCCCTTGGTGATGTCATCAATGCGCTACGGAGCCGACACTCCCACGTGCCCTTCAGGAACTCCCGGCTCACCTACCTGCTGTCTGACTCACTGAGTGGGGACAGCAAGACCCTGATGATGGTGCag GTGTCTCCCCTGGTCAGTAACATGAGTGAGTCGGTGTGCTCTCTGAAGTTTGCCCAGCGGGTACGGACCATCGAGCTGGGCAATGCCACCAGGAGACAGTGGGAGaattcctccacctcctcctcgccCACCCACGACAGCGTGGAg CTGGACTCTCCCCCGGTGACTCCCGTGCCCCTCCCCATCTCTCGGGCCAGCAGTGCCGGCTccaccctctctgcctcctccaaaACCCCCACCACACGACGGAGGTCTCAGTCCCAGCTCTCTACAG